DNA from Fusarium musae strain F31 chromosome 7, whole genome shotgun sequence:
GAAAGTACGAAAGAAAACAAGTGAGGGAgggggttgttgatgagggaAACTCTAGGAGGCTACACACGGACCACTTGATGCGTTGGCCAACTCATCGCTGCAGTTGACAAGCGCCGCACGCCAGTTTTGCAGTGGCTCATCGCCCTGTCAATCCCGCCTCGCATCACGCAGCGCATCGCGTTCCCGCCCGCACCCACACCCCGGCCGAGCGAACGAACTGGTGAGGATCTGAGGTGCAGCAGGGAAGGATATCGTGGGTGCCTCTGACTGGGTGTTGTCGTTTTCTTGAACGGCCAGGTGCTTCCGATGAACGGGTCCCTTTCCTAGATGGTCGCTTCCATGTTTCCAAGCCTTGTAGGTGTGAGTTATTTCCGAGGCCAGGgcaggaaagaaaacttaggaccttgatcctagaTGACAAAAGGACTTAGGTAAATTAGCATAAgcttaggataccttttgttGAGTTTAATGTGTTATCCTATATCAatgtctgatgttttcttgttccccGAGGCGAGGGGGCGTCTATTCCTTGAAAGTGTTCTGTTTCTAAGTCGGGGTAATCCATCGTGCTACAGCTCGCTGCTCGAGAGATCGTCGTTGATAGGTGAGGAGGCAAGGACAGCCTATAATTACGAATAGAACAAATAGCAGAAAATCCTGGCCAGGAGTAAGTCTGGGCGATATTCAGCTTTGATACTTTCAAGGGGATGAGCGATTGCGATGAGGTCATGTTGCGCACTCGGACAGCCCTCGGGAGCTCCGATCAGACGGGGACGGCGGTGAACGGAGGCGGAGCGGAGGGCTCTATCGGTACGGGGGTGGAGACGGAGTGGTGAGATAATTCGACAAACAGCGCAACTGAGCGTCCTGTGAAATATCTGTGAGATTCAATAGACAGAAGTGCGAAGTGTATTGACATATGGTACGAATGAAGTTGGAatagaaataagaaaaagaaaaaaaaaaagatcgTGTGGGAAAGGGTCGAAATTATTACTTCCTCGTACGGAAATGAAATGGAATTCGAGATCTGGAAAAGGTGGACTCGGGCTCCTAATTGGAGCGCCGTCAACGACTGTGAGCGAATCGAACATCTTGCGCTAGACAATGGCTTTTCTGCAAATGGACATCCCTCACACGGCTCAAGTTCCGAATGACTTTTGAACCCCTGATATGACCGACTCTAGGATGCTTATTGGGAGCTGACACTGAGGCTATCGTGACTGGACCACCTGGTAGTCCAAGAGCTGAGGAGCTGCGGAGAAAGCGACGCTACGTGACGAGGATCCGCTAGCGATTGGATCGCGATGTGACTCGATCATCGCTTAGACGAGAGCTGACCTCAGAGACTGAAGGTTGATGActtgatgttgctgatcGAGAGTTGTGATGGTGGAGAGAAGTTGCCTAAGGGTGGATTCTCGATAATGAATGGATGCCTGACTTGGGTTACCGTTAGCTGGCCAAGTCCAGTAAAATGGGCTACCTTAGGTCTagggaggaagaaggttgttgcCGTCACAGGTCCGCCGTTTTCGGCACATTCCTTCCTTCCTCCCCCTTGAATAGTATGAATGTGATTCCTTCCCCTCAGAGGCGGATCTTAAATTGATCAAGACACACTCCAAATCGAACTCATGATGATAAAGAACAATATCTAACAGTGCCTTGTCAACAGTAAAGGATTCATGTGCACGAATGCCAAAGACAATTGCGAGGATTCCGTACCGAGGCGCAGTTACTCCAaagttgaggcttgggagTTGTTGGAGGCTGAAACACTTCTTTATTGAAGGGATATCTCGATTCTCATAACTAATAAATCCAGAAATCATGAACCAAACCGGACCAAACCACGCCTAAAACACATTTCTCATAATCATCCGCTACAAATGATAAGTTCATGGGTAGTCGCTAAACCCCGCTGTCTTGCCACTTCGATCCAGCATATATCGAAACCTCTCCCGATCCTGAAGCAGACATGTTGGAAGGTCGGCATTATTGTCTATTCGAGTGAATGTATTCTCCTTACGTCCCCATAGGTCAACACCTTCACGTATCGCACTTGCGATACGATCTCGATCGCGGAAGGATTCGTGGTTCATCCACGCATGCGAGAAACTGGCCATCTTGTTCAGAAATTGGCCTATTGTCGAAAAGCACGAGCTGCAGTGCCAACCGGCATTGGCCAATGTTCCCTTTTCCAAGTCCCTGAGAAGAGGAATTCCTGCATCTCCAGTTCTCAAATTTCCAGGAAGGATGGTATTACGCATGCCTTGGTAATAGGTTGCCTGTGGGAATGGCCACTCGGGCCCATCATGCAGAAACTGGAaggaataataataaaacttgGACGAAAGGGTCAGGCGACGAGGGAAGTTGCATGTTCGAAGTACCAGCATCGTTGCAGGGCGCAGAATCTCGTCAACATCGGCAACCAGAATGACATCGCCTTGAGTTGGGGTTAGCTCGCCAGTGAGCTTTGGGAACACTTGGTCGAACATGGCGTTGCGCTGTAAGTCTTCTCGATCCCAGTGGCGCAAGGGCTTGAAGTCTTTCGGATACTCGAGCTGATGGTATATCATCTTGTCATGGTAAGGCTCAAAACGTTTCCAGTTGTCACGGATGACAAGGTCCTTGGGGCCACCCTGGAAGGTGAGTGGCGCCTCAACGACAACAAAATAATCGACATAATTATAAAGGGTCTTTAATCGAATCTCGAGAAAGTCCAGTTCTGTATTGACCATGAAGAGATCGTAAATCTTGCGGCGACCGTTTGGCGCATCGGGATGAGGGTTGAAGACTGTGTAACCATGTGAGGCGCATAACGAGCGAGCGGCATCTGAGGCGTAATATTCGTGATGCGACCTTGAAAAGTTAAGTCGGGGAAGCGAGAGAGAAACGCTGATGTCTGTATCAGTGATGCGATGAATACGTGAACGATCAAAGAACGGTTGCTTAGATAGAAGCACGACCACGCAGACGAGGGGTATCAACGAGAGGAACACACGATAAGGCACGCGAGAAGCCATAATGAGAAATATCGCACATCAAGAGAAATGAGAGAATAAGAAAGTCAGAAGAACGTTAGTGCAACAGGGCTGCTATTACATGGCAGCAGTGACATGTGTCTAATAACACAAGGTCGCATGAGGGAGCAATAAATCGGTAATCACGGCATCTTGTCCCTAGAAGGATTCGAGAATTAGCCCGCTAATACGTTGATCTTGGACTAACTAAGGCACGCCCTGAGCCTCAGGATTAAAGGGATGGTCAGGCCGTTTTACAGAGTACACGAGTTTGTTCCAATACGATGTACGCAGGGCGTTGCTTCATTGGCCAAAATGTCTGTTCCTGTCAGACTATGAAGCCAGCAATTTAACAAGCGTCGGCAGCTGAAGACACTGATAAGCACTGACATGTAATATTAAACAAGTGTTTGATAATGATATTCTCGAAATCTCTCAGGGCTGATAACGGGCTGACGCAATTCCATACGTAGGCACTTTTCGATGTCCCACGTGAAGATAATCGTAGCTCGTATCCATAGCATAGCATTGAGACCCGCCCGCTATTACTCTCATCCCAATGACGATCAAACAATGCAAAAGACACTAATAACTAATTGCCGATGGCCTCATTACAAAGCACCTATAAGCAGAGCTAGAGGCTTTGTAAAGAAGATTCTGTTTATTGTATACACGTGGAACGGAAATAAGCACCGTTTGATAATGGTAGACCCCTGAAGTTGGTTAGTTTTGTGAGTGAGAGTGGGAGGGAAGACTCCATTAATAGAtgtcgatatcgatatcgctTCCGGAGCCGAGACGGGAGCGGCATCGGCTCTTTCAAGTTTCAACGGGGCCAAGACTCGCTCCGTGTTCCCCTCATTATTATCGACACGTTTTTTGTGGAGGTTGTACCCCGTTCTACGCCCTATAACGACTTGACTCTATTGTTCCGTTCTGCGGAGATTGAGAGCCTCTCGAGTCTAATTCGCTCTTCtatcatgatgatgagtcgTTCTTCTCGACTTATCGTATCCTCGGCAGTTCGCAACTTGTCAAAAAATCCTCTCCGGCCTCTATCTATATCACGCCCAATTGTTTCTTCGCAAAGGACTTTTACCTCTTCGTCTGTCAAAATGGGAGACGCTATCTCCGAGAAACCTCATAATGCCTGGCTCGGTGCCAAAGGACCTGCAGCTCTTGACCTCCGCAGTATGTAGTTTACACACAATTCGAGATGTCAAAGTCTAACATTGGTTGGTACAGGCGATGTGGTGACAACCCCAACGCCAGCTATGTTGGAAGCTGTCAAGTCATGCTCCCTGCTTGACGATGTTTTCCAGGAGGACCCTGCTACAAATGGCCTTGAGGCCTATGTTGCGGAACGCACCGGAAAGGAAGCCGGCCTTTTCGTCCTCTCAGGAACAATGGGAAACCAGCTCGCTCTTCGCTCTCTTCTCACCCAACCTCCTTATTCAGTTCTGTGCGATTACCGAGCTCACATTTTCACCGCTGAAGCAGGCGGGTAAGTACTAGCAAGTTAGTACTAAGTTCGGTGGATTGACGATTTGGTAGCACTTCAAACCTCACAGGGGCTCAGATTCAGACTGTCATTCCTAAAAATGGCAGATACATGACGCTTGAAGAGATCCAGGAGAACGTGACtctggatgatgatgttcaCGGCTGCCCTACACGTGTCATCAGTTTGGAGAACACTCTTCACGGCATGGTCATGCCTCTCAGCGAAGTCAAGCGAATTTCTGAGTTCGCTAGAGAGCACGGCATCAAGTTACACTTGGACGGCGCCCGACTATGGGAGGCAGTTGTCTCTGGAGCAGGTTCTCTGACCGAATACTGCTCTTACTTTGACACCATCAGTCTATGCCTGTCCAAGGGTCTTGGTGCCCCAGCAGGAAGTGTCATTGTTGGGCCTAAAGCCACCCTGAAGCACGCCCGCTGGGTCCGCAAGTCCATCGGTGGCGGTCTACGACAATCTGGTGTTCTCACATCTGCAGGACGCATCGCCATCGAGCAGACTTTTGGACAATCGCCCAACGGCCAAGATGGGCCTCTCAAGGCGTCTCACGAGATGGCACGCAAGGTCGACGATCTCTGGACGAGCATGGGTGGCACAATTGACGAGCCGACGGAGACCAACATGGTGTGGTTGAACCTCAAGGCGACAGGATGCAGTACGAAGCGGTTCATTGAGATTGGCGCAGAAGCTGGGCTCAAGTTCATGTCTAGCCGGTTGGTGACGCACTACCAGGTCGCGCAgaatgaggaggaggttcTGAGACGGTTGAAGATTGTGTTTGAAAAGGTTCTAGGTGAGGGAGGAGATTCCAGTGCCCAACAAAATATTGGAAAGGGCAGTGTATATGTGCCTCAATAGATGAAAGGATAGAGTAGCATTCAATCTAGAGCTTGCTCTTTCGGTCCTACTCGTTACACATGTTAATGAACTACTGTGAGACGTTTCAGCTATCGaaagatttttatagtaGACTTGTCCATATAAGGCTGCTCTTTAGAGATATCTTCACAGTTAAGGTTAGATGTTGAACCGGCAGTTCTTGGTGTTAGTCACTAACGGTATTGTCTCGGTCAATCTCATATGATCAGAGCCAGGGCCAGGATGATGATCGACGACCTTGCACAAACTATACTGACATCTCAGAACTATTCAGGCAGGTGTCAAGATATTTGACGGAATTGCCGAGACTGAAGCTGACGATTCACTgcatcaccagcctcaacaagCATGGGGGAATTAGTCATGAAAATGAGCATCTGTCGGTCCTATTACACCGAGAATCAGTACTCGAGTTTTACCGTTTGctagatcttcttctcaacgggCGAGCCAAGAACGCCGCTGACACTTCTCTTAGGCTATGCACCTGGTCAAGTCTGTTCAATTCCGCGCCCTGCGGGAACGTTTATTCTCAACGCTTCAGACTTGGAGACTTGGGACTTGGGACTTGAGACTTGGGATTTCTTGACGTCACTGGCCAATCGGTCAAATAAAGCTGCAAGCAGCGTGTAAATGATGCCGAAGCTAAGAGGGGAGAGTGCGGGGAATAAGAGCAGAAACAAGGATTAGATGCAGACGTTTCTCCACGTTTGGTTTGTTTATTTTCTGTGGCGTCTGGGGGTGTTGAAGACATCACGTCACATAGAACATGACTGATTTGTATTCAATTACTAGAGACTCATAATAGAAGCAATAGTTTATTAGAAAACAGTTCAATTGAACAGAATATTAGTGAGTAGAGGCTCTGGTTAGGTCATTCATCTCGGTATCATGATGTAAACTTGGATTTAAGCCCCTTGGCAAAACAAACGCTAACTTTACCTTACCATGAACCTTGAACTGCACAAGCTCGTAGTGGAGGGTGTCAAGTAGAAGGAAAAATGTGGAAAATTGGATAATGATCGTCAAGCTGAGcttctttctttgctttAGCAACCCCCGGCTCCCATCTTCCATTCCCTTCTTGGCTGACAGCCTAAATGTTCCTGTTGGCAACTAAACAAACCCATGACAGGTTCAAATCCTGTTCATGTTCACTAAATATCATGTCATgattcttcttggctttgccgAGTCACAAGTTTTGTGACTTTATGCAACTCTAACTgtatatataaatatgcTCTCTCTCATCCCCTCTCCTCCTTTTTGAATACCGCCCTGCTTCTTCACTACTCAATTGGCACTTCTCAGTAGCTTTCATTATCTTGGAGGAAGTAATACGTGATGCCGTCTCCACGACATATCGCTGCGGCTTTGGCTGCGTCAGCGACAACCGTTTCTGCTCTATACGTGAACGGCACAGTCGTTGCACCTTGCGACTCACCAATTTACTGCCATGGAGAGATTCTCGAGCAAGTTGAGCTTGCCCAACCCTTCAGTGACTCCAAGACCTTTGTTGATATGTAAGTAATCACCCAATCATCACTATCAGACCCATCACATATACTGATTCATCTCAAGGCCAGCTATTCGTCCTCTGAGTGAGATCCAGGATGCTTTCGACAAGTTGGATAAGCCGCTACGTAACAATTCGGCTCTCACGGAGTTTCTCAGTGAATACTTTGACgatgctggtggtgagcTCGAGGAAGTCCCCGAAGATGAGCTCGAGACAGATCCCAAGTTcctcgacaagatcaacaacactGCCATCAAGGAATTCACACAAAAGGTCATCGATATTTGGCCTGATCTGACTCGTCGCTACGACCAAGACTCCAAGAACTGCAGCGATTGCCCCAACAGTTTCATCCCTGTCAACCGATCCTTTGTCGTTGCTGGTGGTCGTTTCCGCGAGCCTTATTACTGGGACTCGTACTGGATCATCGAGGGTCTTCTCCGAACTGGCGGCTCTTTCATCAACATTGCAAAGAACACCATCGAGAACTTCCTTGATTTTATCGAGGAGTACGGCTTCGTCCCCAATGGCGCTCGTATCTACTACCTCAACcgatctcagcctcctctgCTGTCTCAGATGATCAAGGCTTATATCGAGCACACCAACGACACTGATATTCTTGAGCGTGCTCTGCCTTTGCTTGTGCAGGAGCACGAGTTCTTCATGACCAACCGTTCGGTTCCGGTCTACATTAACAATGAGACTTACTACCTCAACACGTATGACTATCGTCCCTATTGCATTGGTTTCCACTAACATGCTCAATAGATATAATGTTTCCAACACTCGACCACGACCCGAGTCGTACCGCGAAGATTATGTCACTGCAAACAACGAGTCTTACTACTCGCCATCTGGTGAGGTTTACAGCGGCGGCGAAGAACTCAACTTCAAGACAAAGGAGGCTCTATACGGAAATCTCGCTAGTGGTGCAGAGAGTGGTCTCGACTATTCAGGTACGTTCACAAACTCATTCAAAATCGAATCTCATGTCTAAAAATCGCACAGTTAAGTGGGTGGCCAGACCCGATGATGCTATTCGCGACAACTACTTCCCTCTCCGATATCTCAACACCAGAAACATCATCCCCGTCGATCTCAACTCGATCTTGTACGGAAACGAGATGGCCATTGCCGAGTTCTATGAGCAGACAGGCAACAGTAGTGCCAGCCGTCAATGGCGTGAAGTTGCTGCCAACCGCAGCTTTGCCATGCACGCTTTCATGTGGAACGAGACTCACTGGAGTTACTTCGACTACAACTTGACTTCCAAGGCACAGTCGATCTTTTACCCAACCGACAACAGTACTGCTGAAATTGACAAGGAGAACGCTCCCAAGGGCAAGCAGGTCTTCTTCAGCCCTACCCAGTTCTACCCCTTCTGGCTGGGTGCTGCCCCCGACTATCTCAAGAACAACCCATATGCTGTCCTCAATGCTTACAAGCGTGTCTCGTACTACCTTGATACCCGTCAGGGTGGTATTCCTGCCAGTAATGTCGAGTCGGGACAGCAGTGGGATCAGCCCAATGTCTGGCCTCCGCTGATGCACATCCTCATGTCAGGACTTGAAAAGGTCCCTGCGACATTCGGCATCATGGATCCTTCTTTCATCGAGGTCCGTAGACTGGCTCTCCGTCTCGCACAGCGATACCTGGACTCAACATTCTGCACTTGGCGTGCAACCGGAGGAACAACTTCAGACTTGCCCCGAATCCAGTCAGCGGCAGAGGGGGCTGATGGCATCATGTTTGAGAAGTACGCTGATAACGCTACCAACGTTGCAGGAGGCGGTGGTGAGTACGAGGTCGTTGAGGGCTTCGGCTGGACCAACGGTGTTCTGATCTGGGCtgttgatgagtttggcAACAGACTGAAGCAGCCTCAGTGTAACTTCACCGGGGATTCTTCTAATGAGCGCCGCGATACCGACAGTGCTGTCATGCTGCATGCCCGCGATGCTGCTCGTGTTAAGAAGTTTGGCAACAGAAAGAGGGCcgctgagaaggctgcccACAAGAGGTCGAGCCGTCTGTTTCGCTTCTAAGATCTGATGGTTATTAATGATTGCATGAATGAgtagtatatattattttagtgtTACTATACTTGATAGCGTCTATAATTGTATAGCATATCCAGAAGTTTGTGTATTTGACATATAATTGTGACGGGCTCCTCCGAAGTCACGGCCCCACTCCCGGCATACCGCCAGCACCGCCATCGTATTGACTGTAAACTCAATATGGCATTATCAAGCCGAAAAAGCAAGTATGAAAGCCTTATGAGGCAGGACGCCATCACGTGTCCATAAGCTGAACAGCACAGCCACCAAGCGTGGATTGAACGAGGCGATGAGGCCGACCACTAAGAACTCGATGCAAGCTGTAGGGCCAGCGAATGAGATACCGAGAACTACAGCCCAAGTCATTAACTGGATAGATACGATGAATACGAGAATTGAGTGTGGGGTGATTGGCGTTTAGATCGGCATCACCACATCGGCTGGGCGTTATTTGGCTTTGAGCCTTGGACGTACTTAGCTGGGGATTGAGGTGATTATCCCTCAGGATCCGAGAAGGCACGTCTGCCCGGGGGCGGGCTAATTGGATAAgtgaggtacctacctagccagTATTGATATCAGACGTGTCTCCTCGGATTCCAAGAGATGGcactacctaaggtataaAGATGGAGCTGGTTCCTTGATCGTGTGTGAAGGATTCTTACATGACAACCTACATCAAAAAAGATCGTATCCCCAATTGCCTACCCTACCTTATCTTCTACTGAACTGCACTTTTCCAACTTACTATTATCTACACTTACACGATTTGGAACACAACGTCAAGATGGTTGGTTTTGGATCAGCAAAggaccagaagaagaatcaTGAGGAGGTCGCAGATATCCCCGCGCACTTGTCCGACTTGCACTGCGTGAGTATTCATTCTCTCATATCTCTGCTGAAGGTAGTCTTGCTTACACACTTTAGTTCACCGAGACAGACAACTGTATAACCACAAGTCAGTCATTTTCCCCAATTCCAATCCTGCCAACTCCGACTAACACATCCCAGCAATGATGGACCTCCCCGGCTACCGCATCACCAAAGTCCTCGGCGCAGTCTACGGCATCACAGTGCGCTCACGCAACATCGCCGCAGGAATCGGCATGGTTATTAAGAGCATGGCAGGCGGCGAACTGACCTGGTTCACTTCGATGCTGTACTCTTGCCGCAACGACTCCATCAGCCGGGTTGTGCAAGAaacgaagaggagaggcGGAAATGCCATCATTTGTCTGCGCTTCGAGACTGGGGATTTGGGAGGCTTTGCACAGGCGAGTGCGTATGGGACTGCTTGTgtggttgagaagattgagggCGCCAACGTTGAGGCGCCTCAGTTGACGCATTAACTCAAAGAGATTGCGAGGATACCCTTTATAATTTGCTTCAGTAGCCGCATCACTGTTCTTCTCCTAcccctccttcttgtccttcgatagcatttctttttattaatcaATTTGAATCATCTTTTTACTAAATGAATGCTTGCTTGCCCATGAGCCCAATTGCGATTATAATACCCCAGATTTATTGCCCAGCCGCATGAGGAGTGGGTCGCATCCGGGGTTCGGAGGCCGGGGATGGATGATGCTGCATGCGTCGGACCTCACATCCTATCGAAGCAGTTGAGACATGATGCAGAGTGGCATTCAATATCATATAATTTGGAGAGTAAATGTATGAGGACAGATTGATCCAGACAAACCCTCGATCTGAAACGAAACTAACTGATCGCCAGCTTATGTCATCAGAAGCTTTGCCCGATGCGACAAGTCGGCACGAGCACGAGCGCGAGCTTAGACGGAGCATTAGTATCGGCATTAGCATCTTAGCATAGcccatcatccatccatctcctcgctcgctcgctcgcgtTAGTTAGTCTCTATTGACAACCGAATACAGATCCAATTGACGCCTcgtttctttcttttctttcatccGCTTCCATTTGCCGACTCATTTGTTTGCCTCATACTAGCCTATCGTTCGTTATTCATTTCAATCTCCGACGCTCGCTTCCGCGCGCACCGCAACATGCGCCAGCACCAATAAACTTGACTCACGTACCACagacaccaccaacaaccaactCGATATACATCGGAGGACACCCTcctctaataatagcttcaAATATGGCCCCGTTAAGCCCTGCCAGCGACCGTCGATACTCGGACGACTCCATCTCCTCGGCTTCGACGACAAGTCTTGTGTTCGATAGGATACAAGAGAAGACAATGATGGACGCTTCCAGAGATAACACCGATCCTCAAGCCCTCGAGGACGATGATCCCCTcaaggaagaggacgacCTAGAGACGGGTCCTTTCCTCGGTCCTGGGGCTTCCCTTCATCGTGAGCCCATGGATAGAGGATTGCGACGCATTCTCATAATTGTCGGCTCTGTCTTTGTCGCAGCTTGGCTCATTGGTCTCGGCACGTTCCTCTACTTCGGTTCATATCATCACGAGAGCGATACCGAGCACGATCCTGATGCTGCGACTCGGGGCTCAGGAAAGGCCGTCACAATGGATCAGCTCTTTAGTGGCTTCTGGCAGGCCAAGTCACACAGCATCAGCTGGATTGGCGGTCCTGATGGAGAGGATGGTTTACTGCTTGAGGTTGGAGCGAGCGAGAAGCCATACATCGTTGTCGAGGATATTCGCAGCGATAAGGAGGCTAGATCGCCCATTGATACAGAAGTTAAAGCCTCCAAGTCACGAACATTGATGAAGGATAACTTCTTTGTTTACGAAGGAAACCAATACTCTCCCGAATGGAACGAGCCCAGCCCCGATCTGAAAAAGGTCCTCCTCGGTgtcgaaaagaagaagaactggCGTCACTCTTTCAGCGCAATCTACTTCATTCTCGATGTCGAGactcaagaagctgaaccGCTCGTCCCTGGCAACCCTGATGCTCGAATCCAGCTCGCTACATGGAGTCCCAAGAGCGACGCAGTGTCATACACTCAAGACAACAACTTGTATATCCGAAAGTTGGACGATAAGAAGAACGTTGTCAAGATCACCAGGGATGGCGGTCCAGAGTACTTCTACGGTATTCCCGACTGGGTCTacgaggaagaagtcttTGGTGGCCGCAGCGCTACATGGTGGTCTGACGATGGCGAGTACTTGGCCTTCCTTCGCACAAACGAGACGGGTGTTCCCGAGTTTCCAGTCcagttcttcatcaagcGACCCAGTGGCACAGATCCTGAAGAGGGCGAAGAGGCGTATCCCGAGGTTGAGCAGATCAAGTATCCCAAGGCTGGCGCGCACAACCCAGTTGTTGACCTGCTCTTCTACGACGTGTCGAAGAAGGATGTCTTCTCTGTTGATATCGATGGGCAATTTGCCGACGATGaccgcatcatcaacaatcttCTATGGGCCGGTGGCAAGGCTCTCGTCAAGGAGACTAACCGTGTCAGCGATATTCTCAAGGTCGTCCTGATCGACGTTGGTTCTCGCAAGGGCAAGACTGTCAACACTATTGACGTCGATAAGATTGACGGTGGCTGGTTCGAGATCTCCCACAAGACAGCTTATATCCCTGCCGATCCTGAGAATGGTCGTGATCACGATGGATATGTTGACTCTTATCTGCACGAGGGCTATGATCATCTAGCTTACTTCACTCCTCTCGATAACCCTGAGCCCATCATGCTTACCAGGGG
Protein-coding regions in this window:
- a CDS encoding hypothetical protein (EggNog:ENOG41), which codes for MGDAISEKPHNAWLGAKGPAALDLRSDVVTTPTPAMLEAVKSCSLLDDVFQEDPATNGLEAYVAERTGKEAGLFVLSGTMGNQLALRSLLTQPPYSVLCDYRAHIFTAEAGGTSNLTGAQIQTVIPKNGRYMTLEEIQENVTLDDDVHGCPTRVISLENTLHGMVMPLSEVKRISEFAREHGIKLHLDGARLWEAVVSGAGSLTEYCSYFDTISLCLSKGLGAPAGSVIVGPKATLKHARWVRKSIGGGLRQSGVLTSAGRIAIEQTFGQSPNGQDGPLKASHEMARKVDDLWTSMGGTIDEPTETNMVWLNLKATGCSTKRFIEIGAEAGLKFMSSRLVTHYQVAQNEEEVLRRLKIVFEKVLGEGGDSSAQQNIGKGSVYVPQ
- a CDS encoding hypothetical protein (EggNog:ENOG41~MEROPS:MER0000405) gives rise to the protein MAPLSPASDRRYSDDSISSASTTSLVFDRIQEKTMMDASRDNTDPQALEDDDPLKEEDDLETGPFLGPGASLHREPMDRGLRRILIIVGSVFVAAWLIGLGTFLYFGSYHHESDTEHDPDAATRGSGKAVTMDQLFSGFWQAKSHSISWIGGPDGEDGLLLEVGASEKPYIVVEDIRSDKEARSPIDTEVKASKSRTLMKDNFFVYEGNQYSPEWNEPSPDLKKVLLGVEKKKNWRHSFSAIYFILDVETQEAEPLVPGNPDARIQLATWSPKSDAVSYTQDNNLYIRKLDDKKNVVKITRDGGPEYFYGIPDWVYEEEVFGGRSATWWSDDGEYLAFLRTNETGVPEFPVQFFIKRPSGTDPEEGEEAYPEVEQIKYPKAGAHNPVVDLLFYDVSKKDVFSVDIDGQFADDDRIINNLLWAGGKALVKETNRVSDILKVVLIDVGSRKGKTVNTIDVDKIDGGWFEISHKTAYIPADPENGRDHDGYVDSYLHEGYDHLAYFTPLDNPEPIMLTRGKWEIDDAPSAIDLANNLVYFIAAKESSIQRHVYSVKLDGTSLEALTDPETEAYYDASFSKGAGFVLLSYRGPKVPSQKVISTPSSVFTYERIVEDNSELAERARRHELPVMQYGTLDLGDGVEVNYVERRPPHFDPKKEYPVLFQQYSGPGSQSVTKRFSVDFQSYVASALGYLVVTVDPRGTGFLGRKHRVVVRSQLGVLESQDHIAAAKSFASRPYVDADRLAIWGWSYGGFTTLKTLEQDAGRTFSYGMAVAPVTDWRFYDSIYTERYMRTPQENADGYDLSMIANATALGSNKRFLLMHGVADDNVHFQNSLTLLDELDLAGVENYDVHVFPDSDHSIFFHNGNRIVYDKLRNWLINAFNGEWLKISDPKPHKDSVEKEKRESDAVSLV
- a CDS encoding hypothetical protein (CAZy:GT17), which gives rise to MASRVPYRVFLSLIPLVCVVVLLSKQPFFDRSRIHRITDTDISVSLSLPRLNFSRSHHEYYASDAARSLCASHGYTVFNPHPDAPNGRRKIYDLFMVNTELDFLEIRLKTLYNYVDYFVVVEAPLTFQGGPKDLVIRDNWKRFEPYHDKMIYHQLEYPKDFKPLRHWDREDLQRNAMFDQVFPKLTGELTPTQGDVILVADVDEILRPATMLVLRTCNFPRRLTLSSKFYYYSFQFLHDGPEWPFPQATYYQGMRNTILPGNLRTGDAGIPLLRDLEKGTLANAGWHCSSCFSTIGQFLNKMASFSHAWMNHESFRDRDRIASAIREGVDLWGRKENTFTRIDNNADLPTCLLQDRERFRYMLDRSGKTAGFSDYP
- a CDS encoding hypothetical protein (CAZy:GH37), encoding MPSPRHIAAALAASATTVSALYVNGTVVAPCDSPIYCHGEILEQVELAQPFSDSKTFVDMPAIRPLSEIQDAFDKLDKPLRNNSALTEFLSEYFDDAGGELEEVPEDELETDPKFLDKINNTAIKEFTQKVIDIWPDLTRRYDQDSKNCSDCPNSFIPVNRSFVVAGGRFREPYYWDSYWIIEGLLRTGGSFINIAKNTIENFLDFIEEYGFVPNGARIYYLNRSQPPLLSQMIKAYIEHTNDTDILERALPLLVQEHEFFMTNRSVPVYINNETYYLNTYNVSNTRPRPESYREDYVTANNESYYSPSGEVYSGGEELNFKTKEALYGNLASGAESGLDYSVKWVARPDDAIRDNYFPLRYLNTRNIIPVDLNSILYGNEMAIAEFYEQTGNSSASRQWREVAANRSFAMHAFMWNETHWSYFDYNLTSKAQSIFYPTDNSTAEIDKENAPKGKQVFFSPTQFYPFWLGAAPDYLKNNPYAVLNAYKRVSYYLDTRQGGIPASNVESGQQWDQPNVWPPLMHILMSGLEKVPATFGIMDPSFIEVRRLALRLAQRYLDSTFCTWRATGGTTSDLPRIQSAAEGADGIMFEKYADNATNVAGGGGEYEVVEGFGWTNGVLIWAVDEFGNRLKQPQCNFTGDSSNERRDTDSAVMLHARDAARVKKFGNRKRAAEKAAHKRSSRLFRF
- a CDS encoding hypothetical protein (EggNog:ENOG41), whose protein sequence is MVGFGSAKDQKKNHEEVADIPAHLSDLHCFTETDNCITTTMMDLPGYRITKVLGAVYGITVRSRNIAAGIGMVIKSMAGGELTWFTSMLYSCRNDSISRVVQETKRRGGNAIICLRFETGDLGGFAQASAYGTACVVEKIEGANVEAPQLTH